One Mycobacterium sp. SMC-4 DNA window includes the following coding sequences:
- a CDS encoding SDR family oxidoreductase — protein MDLNGTTAIVTGGGSGIGAALAAELATHGVRVVIGDLSDASAVASAVTQAGGQAVAVRADAAEVAGIESMIAVAEAEFGSVDLYVANAGVMGAPGLGADADWDVILDVNLRAHIRAARLLVPGWQARGSGYFVSVASAAGLLTQLGAAGYAVSKHAAVGFAEWLAVSYGDDGIGVSLVCPLGVETPLLQAIRDVDDSDARLGASSIEQSAAVISAADVARVTVEAVQAGRFLVLPHPELLEMYRHKGSDYDRWISGMRRYQRTLRGDL, from the coding sequence ATGGATCTGAACGGCACCACGGCGATCGTCACCGGCGGCGGCTCGGGCATCGGCGCGGCGCTGGCCGCCGAACTGGCCACCCACGGGGTGCGCGTGGTCATCGGGGACCTCTCCGACGCCTCCGCCGTCGCTTCTGCCGTGACCCAGGCCGGCGGTCAGGCCGTCGCCGTGCGCGCCGACGCCGCCGAGGTCGCCGGCATCGAGTCGATGATCGCTGTCGCCGAAGCCGAGTTCGGGTCGGTCGACCTCTACGTCGCCAACGCCGGGGTGATGGGGGCGCCGGGTCTGGGAGCCGACGCCGACTGGGACGTGATCCTGGACGTCAACCTGCGGGCCCACATCCGCGCGGCGCGACTGCTGGTGCCGGGCTGGCAGGCTCGGGGGTCGGGCTACTTCGTCTCGGTGGCCTCGGCCGCGGGGTTGCTGACCCAGTTGGGCGCGGCCGGGTACGCGGTCAGCAAGCACGCCGCGGTCGGTTTCGCCGAATGGTTGGCGGTCAGCTACGGCGACGACGGCATCGGGGTCAGCCTGGTGTGTCCGCTGGGCGTGGAAACACCACTGCTGCAGGCGATCCGCGACGTCGATGACTCAGACGCGCGGCTGGGTGCGTCGTCGATCGAGCAGTCCGCGGCGGTGATCAGCGCCGCCGACGTCGCGCGGGTGACCGTCGAGGCGGTGCAGGCCGGCCGGTTCCTGGTGCTGCCCCACCCCGAACTGCTGGAGATGTACCGACACAAGGGATCTGACTACGACCGCTGGATCTCCGGGATGCGGCGATATCAACGGACGCTGCGCGGCGATCTCTGA
- a CDS encoding restriction endonuclease: protein MVWKLYAAFALAAGLTAYLTGLGIGWSVVVALLAPLVPRFLLGLFSGAATPSPREDPASMAMSGTEFEDYVARIARSCGVPVIMTSMTGDWGVDLIVGRRPHRVAVQCKRLSRPVGAAAVQEVVAGAPMQDCTRTMVVTNHEFTPAARTLAERHGCELVAGADLPRLRSIIRRLTAP from the coding sequence GTGGTCTGGAAGCTCTACGCAGCATTCGCGCTCGCCGCGGGGCTGACCGCGTACCTGACCGGCCTCGGTATCGGGTGGAGTGTGGTGGTCGCGCTGCTGGCCCCGCTGGTGCCGCGGTTCCTGCTCGGACTGTTCTCCGGGGCGGCCACCCCGTCACCGCGCGAAGACCCGGCGAGCATGGCGATGTCGGGCACCGAGTTCGAGGATTACGTCGCGCGCATCGCCCGCTCCTGCGGGGTGCCGGTGATCATGACCTCGATGACCGGCGACTGGGGCGTCGATCTGATCGTCGGGCGCCGCCCGCACCGGGTCGCGGTGCAGTGCAAGCGGCTGTCCCGGCCGGTCGGCGCCGCGGCGGTGCAGGAAGTCGTCGCCGGCGCACCGATGCAGGACTGCACCCGCACCATGGTCGTCACCAACCACGAGTTCACGCCCGCGGCGCGCACGCTCGCCGAGCGGCACGGCTGCGAGTTGGTCGCCGGGGCCGATCTGCCCCGGCTGCGCTCGATCATCCGGCGGCTCACTGCGCCATGA